A window of Kangiella sp. TOML190 genomic DNA:
ATGGCACTATTGTGATCGAGAACAACCGGATCAAAGCCATTGGTAAAGCTTCCGATGTGAGCGTGCCCTCATCGGCACAAAGCTTTGATGTTAAAGGCAAAACCATTATTCCTGGCTTGATTGATTTTCATTGGCACGGCCCATACGCCAACAGTCAAATGCAGCCCCAAACCAATTGGAATGCTCTGGCCTCGTTGGCCTTTGGAGTGACCACAACGCATAATCCTTCGGCCAGCACCGAGGCAGTTTTTTCAGCTTCTGAAATGCAAAAAACCGGACAAATTGTTGCGCCGCGACTGTTTTCAACGGGTACCATTTTATACGGTGCTAACCATTACATCACCGCCGATGTAAACAGTTTAGATGATGCGGTTGGACATTTAGAGCGGATGAAAGCGGTCGGTGCTTTTTCCGTAAAAAGCTATAACCAGCCTCGTCGCGATCAACGTCAGCAGGTATTAGAAGCGGCACGTCAGACCGGTTTGTTGGTGGTGCCCGAAGGGGGCTCTTTATTCCAGCACAATATGTCGATGGTGGTTGATGGGCATACCACTATCGAGCACTCGTTACCGGTGCCTAACGTTTATGCTGATGTAAAACAGCTAATGAGACAGGCAGACACGGCTTATGTGCCTACCATGGGGGTTGCCTACGGTGGCATCGCTGGTGAGCGTTATTGGTACGACAAAACTGAGGTTTGGAAACATCCACTATTAAGTAAATTTGTGCCGCGTCAGATCCTGGAAGCGCGTTCGGTGCGCCGTTATAAAGCGCCAGAAGAAGACTATAACCACGTTAATGTGGCGCGAGGCTCGGCTCAGCTGCAAGATGAAGGGGTTAAAGTCTTGATGGGCGCCCACGGTCAGCGCGAAGGTTTGGCCGCTCATTGGGAAATGTGGATGTTTGAGCAAGGCGGCATGACGCCGATGGAAGCACTGCGTACTGCGACTATCGATGGCGCTAAAGTGCTAGGTATGGAAAAAGATTTAGGCTCTATTGAAGTGGGAAAACTGGCCGATTTGGTGGTGCTAGATGCGGATCCGTTACAAAATTTGCGGGATAGTGATAAGGTTAATATGGTAATGATCAATGGTCGCCTTTATCAAGCGGACAGCATGAACCAACTGGCACCGCAGAAGGTAAATCGCGACAGCTTTTACTTCGAAGAGGATTAATAGTAGGAAAAGTTAGGTTAGATTTAGCCTAAATTCAGGGTAAGTGAGCGCAAAGTAATGCAAATTTGCATTGCTATTTAGAGCGCAAGGAATTAAGTTTGTAAAAAAAAGGATATAAATTAGGTTTGCGACTGTTAATGAAACGCTATTTGCTAGCGGGCTTTTTGGTCTGCTGCGGTATATTTGCTAGTGTTGAGCTTGCTGCGGCAAGTGATCAAGCTGCGCGTGGTTTATTTAAACTATCGCGCTTGCCGCTTTTGGAGCGTAGTAAGGCAGAATACTTAACAGATGTTCATCAGATCCAATCAGAAAATCAGAATAATCAATTTATTAATGCGTTTAGTAATATCCTAAAAGCGGATTATTACTTACTGCGGGAGAATTTTGCCAAAGCAGAAAACTTCCTAGAAAAAGTTAGACCTCTAATCGCTAGGTTGGGCTCTGAGTCACTGGCGTTAGAGTTTCAATACCAAGATATTTTTCTGCAACGCTCTAAAAATAACATCGACCAAGCTATAAGTTTAGCCGAAAATTTATTGCCGAATGTTATTAATGCTTGGCCAAAACATAAAGTGAATTATCTGATATTGGAAATGGCCTATTTGCATTCTTTTAAATATCAATACGAACAATCCTTGATTTTGCTCCAACGCGCTTTAGAGTTTGCCGAAGAGTCACAAGATCCTTTTTTAATTTCTGAAACCTATAATTTATTCGGCATTGTTTATTCCAAGTTAAAGGATCATCCCTCGGCAACCATGTACTATCAAAAAGCAGTTGCCCTTATTGATGCTAATCCTGAATTAAGAACTTCAACCTATACCCACAGTAATCTTGCCGATTCATTAAGAGTAGAAAAAAAATATGAGCAGGCAGAAGCAGTATTAACAAAGGCTTTACGCATTGCCGAAGAAGATCAAGATATAGGCAGTATTTCTTTTGCTAATCAGATGTTTGCGCGTTTATTTGCTGACTCAGGAGAGTACGAAAAAGCGACTGAACACATGTTAACGGCTGCCGAATTATCAAAGCAAATTGGTGAAGAACTGTTTGAATATGTATTGAACTCTGAGCTAAGCGATCTCTACTTAAAAGCAGGACAACTAGAGCCTGCCAAACGTTATTTTGATAAGGCAAAGGCTTTGCTACCCAAGCTGGCCGAAGATGATATGCATACTCTTGAGCACTTAAAAGCCAAAATATTGTTTGCCGAGGGCAATTATCAAGATGCGTATCAAGCACTGGATGAGTCTTACAGCACCTATCGCAATATTTTTAATGAGAATTTGACCAAAGTTTCTACTTTAGCGCGTGAAGAATTGGATCAGCAGCGACTCAAGTTTGATAATCGCTTGCTAGAAAAAGAAAAAGCCTTGAGCAAAAAAAATGAAAAAGCGGCGGTAGAGTTTAGAGCTTTGTTATGGGCTTTAATTTTGTTGCTGGTCGCTGCGATATGTATTCTAGTGTGGTTTTTATTTAGATTTAAAGCAATCGCTCAAGAGAGTAAAAGACAGGCTTTGACCGACAACTTAACTCAACTACCTAATCGACGTATGATTTTTCGTAAGTTGAGCGAAGTTCATCGAAACAGCGCGGCCAAAAGCTCCTCCGGTTATAGTGTGATTTTGTTTGATATTGATCGCTTTAAAAGTATCAATGATCGGTTTGGCCATCATATTGGCGACAAGGTCATCCAGCAAACCAAAGCTATTTGTCAGCCATCGTTAGGCGCTGCAGATGTGTTAGGGCGGATTGGCGGTGAAGAGTTTTTAATTATTCTGCCGCACACCAAGTTGATCAAAGCCAAAGAAATCGCAGAAAAAATTCGCCAAGCGTTTGAAACTCACAATTTTGAAGATATTGTATCGGGCTTAACCGTCACCTCTAGTTTTGGAGTGTCCGAGTCCAGCCTGGAAGATGCGAATGTGGATTTTATTGTCAATCGCGCGGATAGATTGTTGTATAAGGCCAAACACCAAGGTCGCAACAAGGTGGTTGCAAGCTTTGCGTAAGGCCTTGATTTAGATCGACTTGGTTAGCTTTCAAGGTGTGAACGTAGCATCCAAGCCGTTTTTTCGTGTACCACTAAGCGATCAGAAATCAAGCTAGCGGAAGACTCATCATCCGCATCCGAGGCTAATGGCAATATTTCGCGAGCAGTGCGCACTACCGTTTCATGACTTTCTACTAGACGTTCGATCATTTCGGTAGCACCAATATTTCCAGCAACCTCTTTAATTTGAGTCAACTTGGCAAATTCGGCATAGGTTCCAGGCGCAGTAATGCCTAAGGCGCGGATACGCTCAGCAATATCGTCCACTGCCACTGCTAGCTCGGTGTAATGATCTTCAAACAGGGTGTGCAGCGACTGAAAAAATGGTCCTGTGACATTCCAGTGGAAGTTGTGAGTTTGTAGATAAAGGCTATACGTATCTGCTAAAAGTTTTGATAATCCTTCACCGACAGCGGCTCTTTGCTGTTCATTGATACCAATATTAATTGAATTACTCATGGTAACTCCTCGCGTTATTTCGAATGTGTAGCACTATCATAGGGGATCGGTTTAGATATATAAAATATAATATCTTAAATAGAAAGATAGCTAAAAACTATTGATGGCTAAATATCCGATTGAAGTTTTCTAAGAAAAGACTAAAATTTGCCCAGTTTCCACCCCTTAGCTAGAATTATCCTATGAGTTTATTTGACCAGTTTGATCGTGAGTATGATGCCACCGGCCTGCGCTGTCCGGAACCGGTGATGATGGTGCGCCTAAATGTGCGTAAAATGCAAGATGGCGAAACCCTGCTGGTTTTAGCCGACGATCCTTCGACCACTCGAGACATTCCCAAGTTTTGTACTTTTATGGAGCATCAGCTATTGGCCAGTGATACCAAATCAGTGCCTTATAAATACTTGATTAAAAAAGGATTGGCGGCTTAAGTCGCTAGCGTTAGAGCATGCCACAAGCAAATGGCCTAGGCGAATTATTAAAGCAGCTTGAAGCAGCTGATGGCAAAAGTTTGCCACCAGTGGAGAAGTGGAGCCCTGATTTTTGTGGCGACATGGATCTGGTGATTAAGCGCGATGGTCATTGGTACTATCAAGGTACGCCAATCGGTCGCAAGCGATTGGTCAAACTGTTCTCCACCGTGTTAAAAAAAGAAGGCGATGACTATTTTTTGGTAACGCCAGTCGAAAAACTGGGCATTAAGGTTGAGGATGCGCCGTTTTTGGTGGTGCGAATGGAGCACATGGAGACTGAGCAAGGCGCGGTTATTGTTTTCGAAGATAACTGCGACAATAAAGTGCTGCTGACAAAAGACAACCCATTATGGGTGGAGCTGGATGCAAAAACTGGCGAGCCCTCGCCCTATATCAATATCCGTAGTAACTTAAACGCCTTAATTCACCGCAATCTGTTTTATGAGCTAGTAGCCATGGCGCAAGAAAAAACAGTGACTGGTGATAAACACCTTGGAGTAGTTTCCGCAGGCGAATTTTTTAGTTTGGGAAAAATATAACCATAACAACAAAGAGCAAAAGGAAAACCAATTAAAATGATAAAATTCAAGCCTTTACCGAAGTTTACCCTAGTCTGCTACGCCCTTTCCCTATTGATCATTGGCTTGGTGTTTGCCGATCAATTTCTTGAATGGCAACTCTTGTCAAGAAAGATAAAAATCGCCACTTTAGTTATCGCCGCCATTATTGGAGTGGCGGGTTCATTATGGAGTATCGGAAAGCAACTGGCGAAGTTCTTACAAAAATAAAGAAAGTTACCCAAATAATTCATATACTGAGAATAAATAGGGTTGGTATTATATTAGGAAGTTTCGAAAATTATGCAAAGCTTACTGCAGATCATTGACTTTTCTGATGAATACAAAGAGCAAGTAATAGAGCTAATTGTAAGTATCCAACAAAAAGAATTTGATATCCCCATTGGCGCTGAAGAACAGCCTGATCTTGAAAAGGTACAAACATTTTATCAGCAACGTAATGGAAATTTCTGGCTAGCGCTAATCAATAAACAAGTGGTCGGTACTGTGGCTTTACTTGATATAGGTAATAACCAAGCAGCGTTACGAAAAATGTTCGTTCATGCAGAGTTTCGAGGACCAAACTATGGAATAGCAAAAGCTTTGCTAGCGCGGTTGTTGAATTGGAGTGAAGAGAAAGAGATAAACGAAATTTATTTAGGCACGACCTCAAAATTTCTAGCGGCTCACCGCTTTTATGAAAAAAACAACTTCCAAGAAACATCAAAATCAGAACTTCCGAAGAGTTTTCCTGTTATGCAGGTAGATACAAAATTCTATAAATGCACAATTTAAGGATATGCTATGGGCATTGATTATAAAGTTAACGAAGCTGTTTCTGCAGAGCAATTTCAGAGTCTTCTGAAACGATCAACTTTAGGTGAGCGGCGTCCAGTAGAAGACATTAGTTGTCTTAAGGGAATGCTAGAGAATAGTAATTTAATTCTTAGCGCCTGGGATCAGGATGAGTTGGTTGGCATCTCTCGATCAGTGACTGATTATCATTTTGCTGCTATTTATCCGATTTGGCTGTTGATAGAAAGTATCAGCGTCAAGGTATTGGAAAGCAACTACAGATAAAAACCCAGCAACAACTAGGGGCGAAGTGCCTGTTAATATTGTTAGCAGCACCGGCGGCGGAAGATTACTACGGGCATATAGGTTTCGCTCGCCATAAAAAATGTTGGGTATTAGAACCAGGTAAGAGTATTAGGTAACTTGGAGTTATTTATCTAAAATTACCACCCTAGTTATCGCCGCCATTATTGGAGTGGCGGGTTCGATACGTTAGTATCGTTAAGCAATTAAAACAATACTTATTAAATAATAAAAAATAGGAAGCCTAATGGACAATATTAAATCGGTAGCTTGGTTGCCTGTAGTGGCTTGGTTTATGTTAGGTTTTTACCTTCCTGGTATCGAGCAATTTTTATTAAAAGTGGGTGCGGAGTGGAGCTGGTACTGGTGGGATTTAAGTTATTTCTACTATGGTTATTTCATATTATTTATAGCTATATTAATAGCTTCTGAGCGCGGTCCCATCGCTTGGACTAGTCTATTTCAGGGGAAAATGACGTCAAAGAATCTAAAATTTGGAATAATTTTAACTATCTTTTGCTTTGTTTTTTCAATCGGCACCGCCTATTTGCTATTTTACCCTTTATCATTTGCTGCCCCCGCTTTTGTCAGTTATTGGTATTTAAGTCCGAGCGAGATTATTTATTATGATGGTGATACTTATCCCCTAATAGCGAACTTGCTGAGCCTAATAGCTTTGGTCGTTTTACCCTCTATTCTGGAAGAATTTGCTTTTAGAGGTGTTATGTTGAAATGCTGGAGTAAAAAGTGGGGGTTTTGGAAAGCGACATTAGTATCTTCTTCTATCTTTGCAATTTTGCACCCAGATCCAATTGGTGCCTTTGGTTTTGGAGTTGCTATGTGCTACTTATATGCTCGCTTTAATACCTTGTTAATCCCCATTATTTGTCATGCTCTTAATAACTTCTTTGTGTGGGTTTGGGAGCTTGTTGATACTGGTATTTATGGGCCGGAAGATATTTATACACTCTTAGATTTTCAAAACAGTTGGTTTTTGGGTTTGATAGCGCTAGTCATAAGCATTGCATGGGCGAAGCGATATTGGTCAAGTGAATCAGTAAGACAGCATCTAAAGTCAATGCGCTATCCTACGTAACACAACAAGCTATCTAAAATCACAATCGCTGGTATGGTCATTGACCATGCCACAGGCTTGCATAAAGGCATAGCAGATGGTGGAACCAACAAATTTAAAGCCGTCTTTTTTAAGTTGTTTCGACATAGCATCCGATTCAGGGGTATTGGCAGGAACTTGTGAGCGATCGCTCCAGTGATTGATAATGGGCTTGCCATCGACAAATTGCCAGAGATAGTCGCTAAATGGCATACTTTCTTTGATCCGCAAATAATTCTGGGCATTGACGATAAAGGCGTTCACTTTGAGCTTATTGCGAATAATCCCTGCATCGGAAAGTAGTTTCTCGCGCTTTTTGTCGGTGTATTTAGCGATCTGAGTAGCATCAAAATCATCAAACACCTTGCGGTAATGTGCCCGTTTTTTTAGCACTGTGATCCAACTTAAGCCAGCTTGCGCGCCTTCTAAACAGAGCATTTCAAACAGTTTTTGATCCTCGTAAACAGGAATTCCCCATTCCTTATCATGGTAGTCGATATAGAGCGGATCGTCAGAAACCCAGAAGCAACGTTTGGTCATAAGGATAAATCCATAAGAAATTTAGTGTTTTTTACCACAAATTCGTGGATAAGGTTAGAAAATATAGGGATTTACCGTATAATTTCGCTCTTTGAGCGAATTCAAGCAATAAATGTAAATGCTGAGGTTTGAGCTAAAATCGTCATGAGCGTAATAGATTTTAACCAAACCGTTAAATGTAAATACCACTTTTGGAGCATCGTCAGTGGCAATCGGTAACGAAAATACAAAAACCTTTCAGGGTTTGATTTTAACATTACAAAACTATTGGGCGGAGCAAGGTTGTGTGATCCAGCAGCCTTTGGATTTAGAAGTTGGCGCGGGCACTTTCCACCCTGCGACTTTTCTAAGAGCGATTGGCCCAGAGCCATGGAGCGCCGCCTACGTGCAGCCCTGCCGTCGTCCGACCGATGGTCGTTACGGCGAAAACCCAAATCGTCTGCAGCACTATTACCAATATCAGGTGGTGATCAAGCCTTCGCCGCTGGACATCCAGGAAATGTATTTAGGTTCGATGAAAGCCTTGGGTATCGATCCCTTAGAGCATGATATCCGCTTTGTGGAAGATAACTGGGAGTCGCCAACACTAGGAGCTTGGGGATTGGGCTGGGAAGTTTGGCTGAATGGAATGGAAGTGACCCAATTTACCTATTTCCAGCAAGTGGGAGGCTTGGAATGTAAACCGGTGATGGGCGAAATTACTTACGGCCTTGAGCGGATTGCCATGTATCTACAAGGGGTTGATTCGATTTTTGATTTGGTTTGGACCGATGGCCCGCTGGGAACCGTTTATTATCGCGATGTGTTCCACCAGAACGAAGTGGAGCAATCGACTTATAATTTTGAGCACGCCAATGTGGATAAGTTATTCGAGTTTTTTGATTATTGCGAAAGCGAATGCAGTCGTTTGATGGAACATAACCTACCCTTGCCTGCTTATGAAATGGTACTTAAAGCTTCACATGCCTTTAACCTACTCGATGCGCGCCATGCGATTTCTGTAACCGAGCGGCAGCGTTTTATTTTGCGGGTACGTACCTTGGCGCGATCAGTAGCAGAAAGTTATTACGCTGCCCGCGAAGCGCTGGGTTTTCCGATGCTGCAAAATACCAATAAAGAAGCGGCAAACAATAAGGAGAGCAAATAATGACTAAGCAAGACTTATTATTTGAGCTTGGCACCGAAGAGCTACCGCCGAAAGCCTTAAAAGCTTTAAGTGAGGCGTTGCGGGATAATGTAG
This region includes:
- a CDS encoding GNAT family N-acetyltransferase, yielding MQSLLQIIDFSDEYKEQVIELIVSIQQKEFDIPIGAEEQPDLEKVQTFYQQRNGNFWLALINKQVVGTVALLDIGNNQAALRKMFVHAEFRGPNYGIAKALLARLLNWSEEKEINEIYLGTTSKFLAAHRFYEKNNFQETSKSELPKSFPVMQVDTKFYKCTI
- a CDS encoding GGDEF domain-containing protein, coding for MKRYLLAGFLVCCGIFASVELAAASDQAARGLFKLSRLPLLERSKAEYLTDVHQIQSENQNNQFINAFSNILKADYYLLRENFAKAENFLEKVRPLIARLGSESLALEFQYQDIFLQRSKNNIDQAISLAENLLPNVINAWPKHKVNYLILEMAYLHSFKYQYEQSLILLQRALEFAEESQDPFLISETYNLFGIVYSKLKDHPSATMYYQKAVALIDANPELRTSTYTHSNLADSLRVEKKYEQAEAVLTKALRIAEEDQDIGSISFANQMFARLFADSGEYEKATEHMLTAAELSKQIGEELFEYVLNSELSDLYLKAGQLEPAKRYFDKAKALLPKLAEDDMHTLEHLKAKILFAEGNYQDAYQALDESYSTYRNIFNENLTKVSTLAREELDQQRLKFDNRLLEKEKALSKKNEKAAVEFRALLWALILLLVAAICILVWFLFRFKAIAQESKRQALTDNLTQLPNRRMIFRKLSEVHRNSAAKSSSGYSVILFDIDRFKSINDRFGHHIGDKVIQQTKAICQPSLGAADVLGRIGGEEFLIILPHTKLIKAKEIAEKIRQAFETHNFEDIVSGLTVTSSFGVSESSLEDANVDFIVNRADRLLYKAKHQGRNKVVASFA
- the glyQ gene encoding glycine--tRNA ligase subunit alpha translates to MGNENTKTFQGLILTLQNYWAEQGCVIQQPLDLEVGAGTFHPATFLRAIGPEPWSAAYVQPCRRPTDGRYGENPNRLQHYYQYQVVIKPSPLDIQEMYLGSMKALGIDPLEHDIRFVEDNWESPTLGAWGLGWEVWLNGMEVTQFTYFQQVGGLECKPVMGEITYGLERIAMYLQGVDSIFDLVWTDGPLGTVYYRDVFHQNEVEQSTYNFEHANVDKLFEFFDYCESECSRLMEHNLPLPAYEMVLKASHAFNLLDARHAISVTERQRFILRVRTLARSVAESYYAAREALGFPMLQNTNKEAANNKESK
- a CDS encoding Dps family protein, with amino-acid sequence MSNSINIGINEQQRAAVGEGLSKLLADTYSLYLQTHNFHWNVTGPFFQSLHTLFEDHYTELAVAVDDIAERIRALGITAPGTYAEFAKLTQIKEVAGNIGATEMIERLVESHETVVRTAREILPLASDADDESSASLISDRLVVHEKTAWMLRSHLES
- a CDS encoding DNA-3-methyladenine glycosylase I — encoded protein: MTKRCFWVSDDPLYIDYHDKEWGIPVYEDQKLFEMLCLEGAQAGLSWITVLKKRAHYRKVFDDFDATQIAKYTDKKREKLLSDAGIIRNKLKVNAFIVNAQNYLRIKESMPFSDYLWQFVDGKPIINHWSDRSQVPANTPESDAMSKQLKKDGFKFVGSTICYAFMQACGMVNDHTSDCDFR
- a CDS encoding DUF1285 domain-containing protein — its product is MPQANGLGELLKQLEAADGKSLPPVEKWSPDFCGDMDLVIKRDGHWYYQGTPIGRKRLVKLFSTVLKKEGDDYFLVTPVEKLGIKVEDAPFLVVRMEHMETEQGAVIVFEDNCDNKVLLTKDNPLWVELDAKTGEPSPYINIRSNLNALIHRNLFYELVAMAQEKTVTGDKHLGVVSAGEFFSLGKI
- the tusA gene encoding sulfurtransferase TusA, with the protein product MSLFDQFDREYDATGLRCPEPVMMVRLNVRKMQDGETLLVLADDPSTTRDIPKFCTFMEHQLLASDTKSVPYKYLIKKGLAA
- a CDS encoding CPBP family intramembrane glutamic endopeptidase, whose protein sequence is MDNIKSVAWLPVVAWFMLGFYLPGIEQFLLKVGAEWSWYWWDLSYFYYGYFILFIAILIASERGPIAWTSLFQGKMTSKNLKFGIILTIFCFVFSIGTAYLLFYPLSFAAPAFVSYWYLSPSEIIYYDGDTYPLIANLLSLIALVVLPSILEEFAFRGVMLKCWSKKWGFWKATLVSSSIFAILHPDPIGAFGFGVAMCYLYARFNTLLIPIICHALNNFFVWVWELVDTGIYGPEDIYTLLDFQNSWFLGLIALVISIAWAKRYWSSESVRQHLKSMRYPT